The window taatttggaaacagaACAAATGACTCCTACAAAGTATTCTATTATCAGTAGGAATGGGGTTGGGACCACAGGAAAACACATACCTTTACTTGTGAATCTCTTTGAAGTTGCTGTTAATGTTCCAGACACAGTATTTTTTCAGTATAGTGTATGTTGACCATTTCTGTCTCTGCAATTTCCCTTATATGTTATCTTGGACTTTAGCTTATTGAAGGATTTCCAGGTTGCTATTACTTTCGAAGATAAACAAGCTGTTGAAAGCAAGGGCATTGGGAGAAAAGTGATTGATAGGCTTTACCAAACATACTCTTCTGAACTTGGTGGCAAAAGGTTTGTATATGATGGAGGGAAAACTTTGTACACAGTGGGTCCTCTGCCACTAAATAAGTACGAGTTCAAAGTGTTGCTGGAGAAATCATTTACAAAACGGTATTTCTTGTGTATGACTGTCTTATTTAtgtcatgttttatttttcccttaAAGCTTATTGTTCCAACTCTAGCAGTAGTGCCAAGAGTCCTGGTGCTAATGGAAGCCTTCATGAGGAAACTAAAAGGTCAAAACATTCATTTCAGTCAAAGACATTCATGGTGGAGATAAGTTTTGCTACCAAAATACCACTTCAGTCCATTGttatttccttgaaagaggTTGAGTCGGATACCAATTCTCAAGATGCTTTGAGAGTGCTTGATACTATACTGAGGCAGCGTGCAGCTAACTGGTATCTACACATCTTCTAAAGATATCTTGATTATTTTCTTGAatggaatttaaattttaatcataaccTCTTTGGTCTAAATTAGTTGaaccattttcttttgaatGTGAAGTGGGTGTCTCTTGGTAAGGCAATCTTTTTTTCATGATGACTCAAGAAATTTCAATGATGTTGGGGCTGGTGTAACAGCAGTCTCAGGTTTTCATTCCAGTTTTCGTTCCACACAGCGAGGATTGTCTCTCAATATTGGTAGAAGTGCTTTCACACATATCTTGGAatcttattttcataaaattgtatTCTTTTCCTGCTTAcactattcatttttttctagaCGTGTCAACAACTATTATCATAAAACCTGGACCTGTAATTGATTTTCTGTTATCAAATCAGCAAGTGAAGGAACCCCGTTATATTGACTGGGAAAAGGTGACAAACTTGTACATATGGTTAATGAATCCGCTTTAATAATTGCCCgtgatgttttttaatttttggtaatCTGTAGGCgaaaaaaatgcttaaaaatTTAAGGGTGCAAGCAACTCATCATAAccaggaatttaaaatttctggGTTGAGTGAGAAACCATGCATTCAGCAACTGTAAGTGCTTGTTTTCTAAAAGTCAAGTGTCTATTATATTTACTAGAAATAAATAAGGGGGAAACAAAATCTTAGGGGTCTCTTGACCCAAAAAACTATTGAGTCTGATTTCTTCCTCAGTTTTAGTATGAAGGTtaaaaatgatgacaacaatAGCAGAGGGCAGACAGTGGATATTACTGTTTATGAATATTTTGCCAAACACTGTGGCATAGAGTTGACCTCATCTGCTTATCTTCCATGTCTTGATGTTGGGAAACCAAAACGTCCCGTCTATCTTCCCTTGGAGGTTTGTTGATATTTTGATCTTAGCTAAAAACCTTGTGGTTCATATTTtgtatcaattttattattttgcttcAACAGTTTAGCACTTTGGACCAGTTATGTCTGATTACTATTTTCTTGCCTTTTCTTTACTTTTGGTGGAGTAGCTATGTTCACTTGTTTCCCTCCAACGGTATACAAAGGTTTTATCTCTGATGCAAAGAGCATCTTTAGTTGAAAAATCACGCCAAAAGcctcaagatagaatcaaaattttaaaaagtgtaagtttataattgttatgttgttcaattttataattaatatgttaaactTGTTAAAATATATAGGCTGTAGGAAAATGCTATGATGATGATCCTGTTCTTGCTGCATGTGGCATTTCTATTGAGAAACAACTGAATCTGATTGAAGGTCGTGTTCTTGAAACACCAAAGGTATGCATTGATTGATTAGGTACCTGCATGTGGCATTTCTATTGTTTCACATTTTTGTGTGCACAGAATATATAATTGAGgagagataaaagagaaaatggtGTAAAGGAGGTGGTATCATGATAGGTACCTGTTAGTAGTTAGTCAAGTGTCTGTTAGTGAGAGAGCTAGTTAGTTAGGAAAGTTGATTGAATAAATTAGACATGTTGCCGTTAAATAAGAGGGGTTGAGAGGGAGTGGTATGGTGAAAAAGAATTGGGACTTTGGGAGAGACCTGGATCTCTTTAATATCTAGGGAATTCTTTGAAGAGGATGCACTCAATCAATAAAGAAATGCTATTTTCTTCTGGGGgaaaattttcaagaaaatggCTTCAAGATTGATTCCAAGATTTGATGGAAGTGAGGCCTATTAGTGGCCTGATCAATGCAGAGCAGTATCTTGGGGAAAACAGTATACCTGAAGAGTTGAAATTATCATGGGTCGGTGCATTTTGCATTGAGAGGAGAAACTCTTAAATGGTGTGTTTCTTGGGAGAACAACTAGAATGCAAC of the Glycine max cultivar Williams 82 chromosome 13, Glycine_max_v4.0, whole genome shotgun sequence genome contains:
- the LOC100778875 gene encoding protein argonaute 6 isoform X5; its protein translation is MEVAITRVSFVAKGGMTEEVPGIVEAAEPPTSSQSPADVPHNLETEQMTPTKYSIISRNGVGTTGKHIPLLVNLFEVAVNVPDTVFFQYSVAITFEDKQAVESKGIGRKVIDRLYQTYSSELGGKRFVYDGGKTLYTVGPLPLNKYEFKVLLEKSFTKRSSAKSPGANGSLHEETKRSKHSFQSKTFMVEISFATKIPLQSIVISLKEVESDTNSQDALRVLDTILRQRAANCGCLLVRQSFFHDDSRNFNDVGAGVTAVSGFHSSFRSTQRGLSLNIDVSTTIIIKPGPVIDFLLSNQQVKEPRYIDWEKAKKMLKNLRVQATHHNQEFKISGLSEKPCIQQLFSMKVKNDDNNSRGQTVDITVYEYFAKHCGIELTSSAYLPCLDVGKPKRPVYLPLELCSLVSLQRYTKVLSLMQRASLVEKSRQKPQDRIKILKSAVGKCYDDDPVLAACGISIEKQLNLIEGRVLETPKLKVGKNDDCIPHNGRWNFNKKTLLQASHIDYWAVVNFSASCDTSYISRELIRCGMSKGINIERPYTLIEEEPQLRKSHPVARVERMFDLLASKLNREPKLILCVLPERKICDIYGPWKKKCLSEIGVVTQCIAPVKITNQYLTNVLLKINSKLGGINSLLAIEHSGHLPLIKDTPTMILGMDVSHNSLGRLDSPSIAAVVGSRHWPLISRYRASVRMQASKVEMIDALYKPLENGSDDGIIRELLLDFYDSSNGRKPTQFIVFRDGVSESQFEQVLTIELNQIIKAYQHLGEVNVPQFTVIVAQKKHHIKLFLPNGPENVPPGTVVDTTITHPRNYDFYMCAHAGMLEPKEHNCNLSCGTHMLCSPCCSSDGTTFEF